The Synechococcus sp. MVIR-18-1 region TCTCCTCGATTCAAATCCTGGACATAAGGATTTCGGCAAGGAGGTCATCCCAGAAGCGCTCTCTCGTGGTGACACCCTCAAGAGCTATGTCTTTGATGATTACTGGGAAGACATCGGTACCATCGGAGCCTTCTATGAAGCCAATCTGGCCCTAACGCAGCAGCCAACTCCTCCATTCAGCTTCTACGACGAAGCGTTCCCGATTTACACACGCCCGCGGTATTTGCCACCTAGCAAGTTCGTGGACAGTCAGATCACAGATTCGATCATTAGTGAGGGATCGATTATCAAGGCCTGCAGCATTCACCACTCCGTCCTTGGTGTGCGTAGTCGCGTGGAAAACAATGTGGTCCTCCAGGATTCATTGTTGATGGGAGCTGACTTCTTTGAATCTCAAAGCGAACGCGAAACCCTGAGAGCGCGAGGCGGTATTCCTGTCGGCGTTGGCGAGGGCACCACTGTGAAACGAGCCATTCTTGATAAGAATGCTCGGATCGGTAAGAACGTCACCATTGTGAATAAGGATCACGTGGAAGAAGCTGATCGTCCTGACCAAGGCTTCTACATCCGTAACGGAATCATCGTTGTCGTTAAAAACGCATCGATTGCCGACGACACAGTGATTTGACGACAAAGTGATTTGAGGATCGGCGCTTCCATCTCTTATCCCTGACAGAGGCGGACCAGTTCGCAGCCGATCTTTGATCCTGTGGTCACACTGACTTCAGTGAATGCAGTTTTTGATGTCCAAGTCTCACTTTGGTCTTATCGGTCTAGGCGTGATGGGCGAAAATCTTGTTCTCAATGCTGAGAGCAACGGTTTTTCGAGTGTTGTTTACAACCGCACTTATTCAAAGACAGAAGACTTTCTGAAAGGTCTTGGTGCCGGTAAAAACATTCAAGGTGCCACCGACCTGCAGGATTTTGTCAACAAATTGGAACGACCTCGCCGCATCTTGATGATGGTGAAAGCAGGGGGTCCTGTTGATGCTGTGATTGAACAGATTTCTCCTTTTTTAGACGAAGGTGATCTCTTGATTGATGGTGGCAACTCGGAATATCACGACACGGAGCGTCGCGTAGCCGAGTTGGAAAGCAAGAGCTTTGGCTTTATTGGCATGGGCGTGTCTGGCGGTGCCAAAGGTGCTCTTGAGGGTCCGAGCATGATGCCTGGGGGCACCAAAGCCTCCTACGACGCCATTGAGAGCCTCGTCACAAAAATGGCGGCCCAAGTCGAAGACGGTCCATGTGTCACCTACATCGGCCCAGGAGGATCCGGGCACTTTGTCAAAACAGTGCACAACGGCATTGAGTACGGGATCGAGCAAATCCTTGCTGAGGGCTATGACCTCATGAAGAGGGTGGGGGGCATGAATGGCACACAGATGGCCGACGTTTTTGCCCATTGGAACAACACAGAGGAGCTCGCCTCTTACCTCGTTGAGATCACAGAAGTCTGCTTGCGTACCAAGGATCCCGAGGATGGGAGCGATCTGATCGAGAAGATTCAGGACAAAGCTGGCCAAAAAGGCACGGGTTTGTGGACTGTGGTGAGCGCCCTGCAGATGGGTGCGTCTGTGCCA contains the following coding sequences:
- the gndA gene encoding NADP-dependent phosphogluconate dehydrogenase; its protein translation is MSKSHFGLIGLGVMGENLVLNAESNGFSSVVYNRTYSKTEDFLKGLGAGKNIQGATDLQDFVNKLERPRRILMMVKAGGPVDAVIEQISPFLDEGDLLIDGGNSEYHDTERRVAELESKSFGFIGMGVSGGAKGALEGPSMMPGGTKASYDAIESLVTKMAAQVEDGPCVTYIGPGGSGHFVKTVHNGIEYGIEQILAEGYDLMKRVGGMNGTQMADVFAHWNNTEELASYLVEITEVCLRTKDPEDGSDLIEKIQDKAGQKGTGLWTVVSALQMGASVPTIYAALNGRVMSSMKDQRVKAETVLKGPAVKSFDLGTPADGMAPLMDAMVLACMASYAQGMELLRIASAEHDYNLNMPSIAQIWKGGCIIRARLLKRIQDAFTTDPQLNNLLIDPWFANQVNTRLPGLAKVVAGAAEAGIPVPCLSNTLDYINSYRTARLPQNAVQAMRDCFGSHTYQRVDKEGSFHTEWLD